A single region of the Nitrospirota bacterium genome encodes:
- a CDS encoding formate--tetrahydrofolate ligase codes for MALDPTKYADWEIAEDAEKRMKTSQQLAEGLGIERDELLPHGHYIAKVNYAKVLERLKDKPDGKFIEVTAITPTPLGEGKSTTTLGLLQGIGKRGKKVTACIRQPSGGPTMNIKGSAAGGGLSQCIPLTEFSLGLTGDINAVVNAHNLAMVALTARMQHEFNYTDEQLAKRNLKRLNIDPKNVEMGWVMDFCAQALRNIIIGIGGKMDGFLMPSKFGIAVSSEVMAILSIFSDLADLRKRIGGIVVAYDRQGSPITTEDLEVAGAMTAWMREAINPNMLQSIEGQPCFVHAGPFANIAVGQSSVVADKMCLKLADYHITESGFGADIGFEKFWNVKCRYSGNIPNVSVITATIRALKHHGVNVGAPPVVPGRPIPKEYFVENLAWLEDGMANVIHHINIIKKAGINPVVCINRFHTDTEEEIKLTRRMCEEAGARVAVSEHWQYGGEGALELADAVLDACNDKVNFKFLYDMDTPLRKRVELIAKEVYGANGVSYSAEAVAKAERFEKDTKFKDYTTMMVKTHLSLSHDPTLKGVPNGWTLHIRDFLTYGGARFICPVAGNISLMPGTSSDPAFRRVDVDVNTGKVKGLF; via the coding sequence ATGGCACTTGATCCAACCAAATATGCGGATTGGGAAATCGCAGAAGATGCAGAAAAAAGGATGAAAACCTCTCAGCAGTTAGCCGAGGGGTTGGGGATTGAAAGGGATGAGTTATTACCCCACGGTCATTACATTGCAAAGGTTAATTATGCAAAAGTTCTGGAGAGGTTGAAAGATAAACCAGACGGTAAATTTATTGAAGTAACAGCTATAACACCAACTCCTCTTGGAGAAGGTAAATCTACTACCACATTAGGACTCCTTCAGGGAATAGGCAAGCGCGGGAAAAAAGTAACTGCTTGTATACGCCAGCCATCAGGTGGTCCTACAATGAACATCAAAGGGTCTGCAGCAGGTGGAGGACTTTCTCAATGTATACCATTGACAGAATTTTCACTCGGTCTCACAGGGGATATAAATGCTGTTGTGAATGCGCACAATCTTGCTATGGTCGCGCTGACCGCAAGGATGCAGCATGAATTCAACTATACCGATGAGCAACTGGCAAAGAGAAACCTGAAACGTCTTAATATAGACCCTAAGAATGTTGAAATGGGCTGGGTCATGGACTTTTGCGCCCAGGCACTTCGTAATATCATCATCGGAATAGGTGGAAAGATGGATGGTTTTTTGATGCCATCTAAATTCGGCATAGCTGTCTCTTCAGAAGTAATGGCTATACTGTCCATCTTCAGTGATCTTGCAGACTTGAGGAAGAGGATAGGTGGTATTGTTGTTGCATACGATAGACAGGGGAGTCCGATTACTACTGAGGACCTCGAGGTTGCAGGTGCTATGACTGCGTGGATGCGGGAAGCTATAAATCCCAACATGTTACAGTCTATTGAGGGCCAACCATGCTTTGTTCATGCAGGTCCATTTGCAAATATTGCTGTGGGACAGTCATCCGTTGTTGCTGATAAGATGTGTCTTAAACTGGCAGACTATCATATCACCGAATCCGGTTTTGGAGCCGACATCGGCTTTGAGAAGTTCTGGAATGTTAAGTGTCGCTATTCAGGGAACATTCCTAATGTTTCAGTTATCACGGCTACTATAAGAGCATTAAAACATCATGGAGTCAATGTAGGTGCGCCGCCTGTGGTACCTGGAAGACCAATTCCAAAGGAGTATTTCGTAGAAAACCTTGCATGGCTGGAAGACGGAATGGCAAATGTAATACATCACATAAATATTATTAAGAAAGCAGGCATAAACCCTGTCGTCTGCATAAATAGATTCCACACGGATACAGAAGAAGAGATTAAATTGACAAGACGTATGTGTGAAGAAGCGGGGGCCAGAGTTGCAGTATCTGAACACTGGCAATATGGGGGTGAAGGTGCACTTGAACTTGCTGATGCTGTTTTAGATGCATGTAATGATAAGGTCAACTTTAAATTCCTTTATGATATGGATACACCCCTGCGTAAACGGGTCGAACTCATTGCAAAAGAGGTCTATGGTGCCAATGGGGTGAGCTATTCCGCAGAGGCAGTGGCAAAGGCTGAGCGGTTCGAAAAGGATACAAAGTTTAAAGACTATACCACAATGATGGTAAAGACCCATCTTTCTCTTTCTCACGACCCGACACTTAAAGGTGTGCCCAATGGCTGGACACTTCATATCCGTGATTTTCTCACTTACGGTGGTGCCAGGTTTATCTGCCCAGTAGCAGGAAATATAAGCCTAATGCCTGGAACATCGTCTGATCCTGCCTTCCGCCGTGTTGATGTGGATGTAAATACAGGGAAAGTAAAAGGATTATTCTGA
- a CDS encoding cyclic nucleotide-binding domain-containing protein: MVKTSLLKQQVLLEDFDRTELDRIAQIVKRMSFKKGEFLFKEKEDTKGIYLIHSGKIEISKVTPDGWKQTLAILGNGHFLGELSILERRRHEATAVAIEDTEVFLITKEDFEKMEREDAALASKIIKKIALIMSKNLRRMNEKFINALISY; the protein is encoded by the coding sequence ATGGTTAAGACAAGTTTATTAAAACAACAGGTTTTGCTCGAAGATTTCGACAGAACAGAGCTTGACAGGATAGCCCAGATTGTTAAAAGAATGTCCTTTAAAAAGGGTGAATTCCTCTTTAAAGAGAAAGAGGACACAAAGGGCATCTACCTCATACATTCTGGGAAGATAGAGATATCAAAAGTGACACCTGACGGCTGGAAACAGACCCTCGCTATTTTAGGCAATGGTCATTTTCTGGGGGAACTATCCATTCTTGAGAGAAGGCGTCATGAAGCTACTGCAGTTGCCATTGAAGATACCGAGGTATTTCTTATTACAAAAGAAGACTTCGAGAAAATGGAAAGAGAAGATGCAGCGCTGGCATCAAAGATTATAAAGAAGATTGCCTTGATTATGAGTAAAAACCTCAGGCGTATGAATGAAAAATTCATTAACGCACTGATAAGCTATTGA
- a CDS encoding molybdopterin dinucleotide binding domain-containing protein: KVRVSSRRGTIEVRAAISERPYKGMVFIPFHFKEAAANILTNTVLDPICKIPELKVCAVKIEPVKVKVKVKEKEKGGGHG, from the coding sequence ATAAAGTAAGAGTGTCATCTCGAAGGGGAACAATAGAGGTCAGGGCAGCCATTTCAGAGCGTCCATATAAAGGTATGGTCTTTATCCCGTTTCACTTTAAAGAAGCGGCTGCCAATATTTTAACAAATACCGTCCTTGACCCCATCTGTAAAATTCCGGAACTTAAGGTATGTGCAGTGAAGATAGAACCGGTGAAAGTAAAAGTGAAAGTGAAAGAGAAAGAAAAAGGAGGTGGTCATGGTTAA